One genomic segment of Aliarcobacter cibarius includes these proteins:
- a CDS encoding transglycosylase SLT domain-containing protein, with translation MARFIVLFLIFLNFSFANSLGLTKTDLVILNKIKSLADEPIMKYSLMAIAIKESSVGKNMANFSSNDFGLFQSNIKTVLSRQYIKDTPQNRKYYALKLMNNVGFATANAIIELEYWREVHKDNWIKIWSSYNTGFSYRSDTGYLYAKSILEITKKLKQEYGL, from the coding sequence ATGGCAAGGTTTATAGTTTTATTTTTAATATTTTTGAATTTTAGTTTTGCAAACTCTTTAGGGCTTACAAAAACTGATTTAGTAATTTTAAATAAAATAAAATCCTTAGCAGATGAACCTATAATGAAATATTCTTTGATGGCCATTGCAATAAAAGAGTCAAGTGTTGGAAAAAATATGGCTAATTTTTCAAGTAATGACTTTGGGCTTTTCCAATCAAACATAAAAACTGTTTTAAGTAGACAGTATATAAAAGACACTCCACAAAATAGAAAATATTACGCACTAAAACTTATGAATAATGTCGGATTTGCAACTGCAAATGCAATTATTGAGTTAGAATATTGGAGAGAAGTGCATAAAGATAACTGGATTAAAATATGGTCAAGCTACAATACAGGCTTTTCATATAGAAGTGACACAGGTTATCTTTATGCAAAATCTATTTTAGAAATTACAAAGAAATTAAAACAAGAATATGGTTTATAA
- the moaC gene encoding cyclic pyranopterin monophosphate synthase MoaC, with protein MNLTHLDNNNRPKMVDVSDKNDTKRVAVASGKITMSKEAYEAIIGNIVKKGPVLQTAVIAAIMGTKKTSDLIPMCHPLLLTGINCEIEEISSEYSFKLFVTAKLNGQTGVEMEALTGVSVGLLTIYDMVKAIDKSMVISNIQLEEKSGGKSGDFKR; from the coding sequence TTGAATTTAACACATCTTGATAATAATAATAGACCTAAAATGGTTGATGTTTCAGATAAAAATGATACAAAAAGAGTTGCTGTTGCAAGTGGTAAAATTACAATGAGTAAAGAGGCTTATGAAGCTATTATAGGGAATATTGTGAAGAAAGGACCGGTTCTTCAGACTGCAGTTATTGCTGCTATTATGGGAACAAAAAAAACTAGTGATTTAATTCCAATGTGTCATCCTTTGTTATTGACTGGAATTAATTGCGAAATTGAAGAGATTTCTTCTGAATACAGTTTTAAACTTTTTGTAACAGCTAAATTAAATGGTCAAACTGGAGTTGAAATGGAAGCATTAACTGGTGTTAGCGTTGGACTTCTTACAATTTATGATATGGTGAAAGCTATTGATAAATCAATGGTTATTTCAAATATACAACTTGAAGAAAAAAGTGGTGGTAAAAGTGGAGATTTTAAAAGATGA
- the rpsU gene encoding 30S ribosomal protein S21 produces MPGIKVKDNESFDEAYRRFKKQCDRNLIVTEARARRYFEPMTEIRKKQKISARKKMLKKLYMLRRYESRL; encoded by the coding sequence GTGCCAGGCATTAAAGTTAAAGATAACGAATCTTTTGACGAAGCGTATAGAAGATTTAAAAAACAATGCGACAGAAACCTAATCGTTACTGAAGCAAGAGCTAGAAGATATTTTGAACCAATGACTGAAATCAGAAAAAAACAAAAAATTTCTGCTAGAAAGAAAATGTTAAAAAAACTATACATGTTAAGAAGATACGAGTCAAGATTATAA
- a CDS encoding HP0495 family protein, whose translation MIDLSDKKLELNYPCSWEYKLVVLETCNIKKCVKEVIYEREYSINPSKTSAKGKFKSYNLKLLVHNDDDRTELFRLLGEHEEIKMVL comes from the coding sequence ATGATAGATTTAAGTGATAAAAAATTAGAGTTAAATTATCCTTGTTCTTGGGAATATAAACTTGTAGTTTTAGAGACTTGTAATATTAAAAAATGTGTAAAAGAAGTGATTTATGAAAGAGAATATTCAATAAATCCTTCAAAAACAAGTGCAAAAGGAAAATTCAAAAGTTACAATCTAAAACTTCTTGTTCACAATGATGATGATAGAACAGAACTTTTTAGACTTTTAGGAGAACATGAAGAGATAAAAATGGTTTTATAA